The following DNA comes from bacterium.
TAATTGCCTTTTTTTGATTAAGGAGTTCAACGATTATCTTAATTATCTGTTGACATTGAGTATTTGAGAAATCATCAGGATTAAGTTCGATGGATATTTGTTTAGCCCATACCTCATTTTCTAACATAGATTTAATTAACCCTTTTTCGGCTAATACCACTCCTTCTTCTTGTTTAGTAATATATTCTGAAGTGGAGACAGGTGCTTTTTTCTGTCCTTTTTTAAGTTCAGATAAGATTATTTCTTCATCTATTCTAAGTCCTTCAGCAACTTTTTTGATAAAATCTCGTTTTTGAATGAGATTAGTTATTTTTGAAATAGTTGGTAGAATATTTTCTAAAGCCTTTATTTTAGATGCCGCAATATTAATATCCGCGGTGGCAATATGTTGTTTAAATTGATAATCTAACAAATTCTCAGCGTTTTGGAGGCATTTTGAGAATTCTTGTGTGCCAAACTGGCTGATAAAATCTGCGGGGTCTAATTTTGGCGGTAAAGAAATTACCTTTACCTCTATTTCCTGTTCGATTAATAAATCTAACCCGCGTAATGTTGCCTGAATGCCAGCGATATCCGGGTCAAATAACACAAATGCCTTCTCACCAAATTTTTTTAATAATCCAACCTGGTCTTGAGTAAAAGCTGTTCCTGCCACTGCCACTACATTCTCAAATCCTGCCTGGGATAACAAAATGGCATCCATATATCCTTCAACAATAATTGCCGCATTCGCTTTGCGAATAGGTTCTTTTGCAAAATTTAACCCATATAATATCTTACTTTTATAATAAATAGGTGATTCTGGCGAATTGACATATTTAGGTAAGGAATCATCTAAAACCCGTGCCCCAAAACCAACTATTTTATTAAAGGAATTTATAATGGGAAATGTAATTCTATTTCTAAATCTATCGTAATATCCTCCTCCTTCGCGGGGTAATATTAACCCTACCTGACAAATCTTGTCTTGTGGATAACCTTTTAAGGTATTCAATAGTCTATCCCAGGAATCAGGTGCATATCCTAACTTAAATTTCTTTATTGTCTGTGGAGTCAGTTTCCTTTTTTTAAAATAATCTAAAGCCCTTTGCCCTTCTGATGACCATAAAAGTTGTTCATAGAATTTAGAGGCTAACTCATTAATTTTATACAGGGTATCTATTTCTTGAATTTGTTTAGAAGGTTGAAATTGTGGTATTGCCACACCACATCGAGCGGCTAAATGTTTAACTGCATCGACAAATTCCATCTTCTCCATCTTCATTAGAAAGGAATAAATATTTCCTCCTACACCACAGCCAAAGCAATGGAATATTCCTTTACGAGGATTGACGGTAAAAGATGGCGTCTTTTCACTATGAAAAGGGCACAATCCCTTATAATTTTCGCCACTTTTCTTCAAAAGCACATAATCAGAAATAACATCAACCAAATCAGTTCGATTTCTAACTTCTTCAATTATTTCATCTGGAATAAATCCAGCCAAGCTACATCCCCCCAGTTATTGGTAAATGGTAACTGGTAAATGGTAATTAGTTACCAATTACCAATTACCAGTTACCAATTACCAGTTACCAGTTACCAATTACCAATTACCAGTTACCAGTGAAAGTGGTCACTCTTCGCTGTCTTCTGATATATTATACACGCATATTTTCATTATGTCAAGGGTAAATATTTACCATTGGCTAAAATCGTTGTAATTTTATCCTGTTTTGAGACTAAATTTAGCGTTGGAGAAAATACCACAAAATCTTCAT
Coding sequences within:
- the dnaG gene encoding DNA primase, which produces MAGFIPDEIIEEVRNRTDLVDVISDYVLLKKSGENYKGLCPFHSEKTPSFTVNPRKGIFHCFGCGVGGNIYSFLMKMEKMEFVDAVKHLAARCGVAIPQFQPSKQIQEIDTLYKINELASKFYEQLLWSSEGQRALDYFKKRKLTPQTIKKFKLGYAPDSWDRLLNTLKGYPQDKICQVGLILPREGGGYYDRFRNRITFPIINSFNKIVGFGARVLDDSLPKYVNSPESPIYYKSKILYGLNFAKEPIRKANAAIIVEGYMDAILLSQAGFENVVAVAGTAFTQDQVGLLKKFGEKAFVLFDPDIAGIQATLRGLDLLIEQEIEVKVISLPPKLDPADFISQFGTQEFSKCLQNAENLLDYQFKQHIATADINIAASKIKALENILPTISKITNLIQKRDFIKKVAEGLRIDEEIILSELKKGQKKAPVSTSEYITKQEEGVVLAEKGLIKSMLENEVWAKQISIELNPDDFSNTQCQQIIKIIVELLNQKKAISPPQIIDLVDEKAKDLITYLLLQKDFGVEKEKLINEYIKKIKENNLRKKKLEIQKAIAQLKEDNEELLRQYQELDSQIRSLK